In Pseudomonadota bacterium, one genomic interval encodes:
- a CDS encoding formylglycine-generating enzyme family protein — protein EWEYAARSGGKKEKYAGTSSNSNLGSYAWYASNSSKTTHPVGRKRPNSLGLYDMSGNVWEWVSDWYGKDYYSSSPRDNPGGPSIGSTRVLRGGGWGYNPGNVRASYRDFNSPSYRGSIYGFRVVTSHR, from the coding sequence AGAATGGGAATATGCAGCCCGTAGTGGCGGTAAGAAAGAGAAATATGCAGGCACAAGCTCCAATTCAAACCTTGGAAGCTATGCCTGGTACGCCTCTAACTCAAGCAAAACAACCCACCCCGTAGGCCGGAAACGACCCAATTCCCTCGGTCTTTACGACATGTCCGGCAATGTCTGGGAATGGGTGTCTGACTGGTACGGTAAAGACTATTATTCCAGCAGCCCCAGAGACAATCCCGGAGGACCTTCTATTGGTAGTACCCGGGTCCTTCGTGGCGGCGGGTGGGGCTACAATCCGGGGAACGTCCGGGCTTCCTACCGGGACTTCAACAGTCCGTCGTACAGGGGCAGCATCTACGGGTTTCGGGTTGTCACATCCCATAGGTAG
- a CDS encoding HNH endonuclease: protein MSSKAKPDTVKHTGAKAGDILVGREKKNQGLRIRVHSSQKEVGTRIEGGFELLDAGNGDYASSMSEFTGHQFENARQLIDLIKTKPAGKRCKFILGRDMLRIEAPTGLSAEAEFPEGKEFERKHKARERSQVVIRLAKENFRQKNNGQLCCEVCYFSFHSVYGQIGSDYIEGHHLLPLSELDGRRKTRVEDIALVCSNCHRMLHRRRPWLGVSELKKLLA from the coding sequence ATGTCTTCCAAGGCAAAACCGGATACAGTGAAACACACCGGTGCAAAGGCTGGTGACATTCTTGTTGGAAGAGAGAAAAAAAATCAAGGCCTGCGAATTAGAGTCCATAGCAGTCAAAAGGAAGTGGGAACGCGTATTGAAGGCGGTTTCGAACTGCTTGATGCCGGAAACGGTGACTATGCATCCTCGATGTCGGAATTTACAGGCCATCAGTTCGAGAACGCACGACAACTTATCGATTTAATAAAAACCAAACCAGCCGGGAAGAGATGTAAATTCATACTTGGCAGGGATATGCTCCGTATCGAGGCGCCCACAGGGCTTTCAGCCGAAGCTGAGTTCCCTGAAGGGAAAGAGTTTGAGCGAAAACATAAGGCGAGAGAACGAAGCCAGGTGGTCATAAGACTGGCTAAAGAGAATTTCAGACAAAAAAATAACGGACAGCTCTGTTGCGAAGTATGCTACTTTAGTTTTCATTCAGTCTATGGGCAGATAGGAAGTGACTATATCGAGGGCCACCACCTCTTGCCTCTCAGTGAACTCGATGGCAGAAGGAAGACGCGGGTCGAGGACATAGCTCTGGTTTGCTCCAACTGCCATCGAATGTTGCATAGACGAAGACCGTGGTTAGGTGTGTCGGAACTAAAGAAATTATTGGCGTGA